ACCACGAGCGAAATTGTGACGCTTTTGATAGCCAGCGAAGCCACGGCCAATGCTGGTGCCAATCACATCAACAATCTGACCAGCCGAGAAAATATCAGCATTGATTTGCTGACCCAGTTCAAACTCACTGGTGCTGTCTAACCGATACTCCTGTAGATGGCGTAGCGGCACAGCATTTGATTTAGCCAAGTGGCCTAGTTCAGGTTTATTCAGCGCTTTCTGGCTCACTTCGCCAAAGCCAACCTGAATAGCAGAGTAGCCATCGGTTGAGGCTGTTTTAATCTGCGTGATAGAGCATGGACCCGCTTGAACGACAGTCACAGGAATTGCTTTACCTGTTTCGTCGAAAATCTGAGTCATGCCAAGTTTGGTGCCGAGAATACCCACAGACACAGCAACTGGTCTCCCTTTTGTACACACTACAAAGAAGCTGAATCAAAAATGATTCATAACTCCGATGAACCTTGTCAGAGACCAGCCAAGAGTCAGACCTGAATGAACAGAATCTTTCTCTTGGAAGTCCTGCAATACTTGAGGCTAGCTTTGTTCAATGCCAAACCAATAATGGTTCGACGCTGCCTACTTTCGCCGGGACTTAAGCCAAATAGCTCAGTATCCATAGGGCACAAATCAAGCTACGGCCCGAAGCTCATGTTAACATGCTTTGCTTCAGGCAATTTCAGCTTAACCTCAACTCTCGATTAAACGACCCAGAAACCACGTTTCTTTGCTTGAGTTATCAACTCTAAGGCAAAGGCAGCAAAGCTTTCGCTTTATCTGAAATTCTGGGGAGAATTTGTTAGCCCGGTTTTTTGGCGACAATAAAACATCTTAGACAATTTGTTTTAACTTGTCCAGTCTATTTCTAAAATTAGTTAATCTAAAATTCACTCTACCGTTCCTTGATACCTGACCAGATAACTAAACAACTTGTCGTAGAGACTAACGCAAGGCTTTGCGGAGAGTGGCGCTAATTAAATCAACCAAAAAGGTTAGGCCGATAAAGCAACTCAACGTAACCAGTAATCCTAGATAGTCGAAGCTGCTGAGTTGTTCTGTTAGCAATCGACCGAGGCCACCTGCCCCAACCAAGCCGACAATCACGGTTTCTCGAATACAGACTTCCCAGCGATACAGGATATAAGCAATGAAGCGAGGCAGGGTGGGAGGCAAAACCCCATATAGAAAAATTGGAGTGGCTGCGGCACCTTGAGCTTTGAGGGCTTTTAAGGGACGTTCATCTAAATTTTCTATCACCTCAGCCATTAATCGACCCAAGATGCCCAGATTATGTAAGCCTAGGGCGATCGCACCTGGAAGAATGCCAGGGAACAAGATGAATAGCCACATCAAAGCCCAAATGGGGGCTGGAATCGCTCGACTCACAAGCAAGCAGAAGCGAGTGAGTAATAAACCAGCCGTACTCCAAAATTTGGCGGCTTGACTCGTTTTAGTGGGATTGAGTAGGCCACCTGGCAAAAAGAAGTTATGAGCGGCAGGGAAGGAAAGTAAGATACCGCCAACTCCA
This region of Trichocoleus desertorum NBK24 genomic DNA includes:
- the rplC gene encoding 50S ribosomal protein L3 is translated as MSVGILGTKLGMTQIFDETGKAIPVTVVQAGPCSITQIKTASTDGYSAIQVGFGEVSQKALNKPELGHLAKSNAVPLRHLQEYRLDSTSEFELGQQINADIFSAGQIVDVIGTSIGRGFAGYQKRHNFARGPMAHGSKNHRAPGSTGAGTTPGRVYPGKRMAGRLGGSQVTIRKLTVVRVDAERNLLLIQGAVPGKPGALLSIVPAKQVGRSK